A single genomic interval of Amblyomma americanum isolate KBUSLIRL-KWMA chromosome 11, ASM5285725v1, whole genome shotgun sequence harbors:
- the LOC144109575 gene encoding cystathionine gamma-lyase-like, giving the protein MGSNETGSKGDLEDHRLDYGELHFDTNAVHAGQEPDQWTSRALVPPISLATTFKQRAPAEPFQFRYSRSGNPTRRCLEDCLAALEHAKYALTYASGLAATHNLTHLLNVGDHVVSFDDLYGGTNRLFRNCLIPRGFEVTFVDATDLGKLDAALKPNTKLVWLETPSNPTMKVVDIKGVCEVVRRKCKAIVAVDNTFMSCYFQKPLQLGADVSVHSLTKYANGHSDVIMGAICTNDKEITDRLRFLQNAAGAVPSPFDCYLVNRGLKTLHIRMERHMENGLKVAKFLDAHPLVEKVIHPSLPSHPQHEVAKRQCSGFSGMLTFLIKGGLKESTIFLKNLKLITLGESLGSIHSLVELPVVMTHATVPEDQRKRLGITDNMIRLSVGIENADDLINDIDQALKKAIHA; this is encoded by the exons ATGGGTAGCAATGAGACGGGTAGCAAGGGCGACTTGGAGGATCACCGGCTCGACTACGGTGAGCTGCACTTCGACACTAACGCCGTTCACGCCGGCCAGGAGCCGGACCAGTGGACCTCTCGAGCCTTGGTGCCACCCATCTCGTTGGCCACCACCTTCAAGCAGCGCGCCCCGGCTGAGCCTTTC CAATTTCGCTACTCTAGATCTGGCAACCCGACCCGAAGATGCCTCGAAGACTGTCTGGCCGCACTGGAGCATGCCAAGTACG CTCTTACGTACGCGTCAGGCCTGGCAGCGACGCACAACTTGACGCATCTCTTGAATGTCGGCGACCACGTGGTCAGCTTCGACGACCTTTACGGAG GCACAAACAGGCTGTTCAGAAACTGCCTCATTCCTCGGGGCTTTGAAGTGACATTTGTCGACGCAACAGACCTCGGCAAACTCGACGCTGCACTCAAGCCGAACACAAAA CTCGTATGGCTGGAAACGCCGAGCAACCCAACCATGAAAGTGGTTGACATCAAAGGGGTCTGCGAGGTTGTCCGGAGGAAATGCAAGGCCATTGTCGCCGTCGACAACACCTTCATGTCTTGCTATTTCCAG AAACCTCTCCAGCTTGGAGCTGACGTCTCTGTTCACTCCCTAACAAAGTATGCGAATG GACACTCGGACGTGATCATGGGAGCCATCTGCACGAACGACAAGGAAATTACTGATCGCTTGCGGTTCCTTCAAAATG CTGCCGGTGCCGTACCTTCGCCTTTTGACTGCTACCTCGTGAACCGTGGGCTGAAGACCCTGCATATTCGCATGGAGCGGCACATGGAGAATGGCCTCAAAGTGGCCAAGTTTCTCGATGCCCACCCCCTCGTCGAGAAAGTTATCCATCCAA GTCTTCCCAGCCATCCACAGCATGAGGTAGCCAAGCGTCAGTGCTCCGGCTTCAGCGGCATGCTGACCTTCCTGATCAAGGGAGGCCTGAAAGAGTCCACGATCTTCCTCAAGAATCTCAAGCTCATCACCCTTGGCGAAAGTCTGGGTTCTATACACAGCCTTGTAGAACTGCC TGTGGTCATGACCCATGCGACGGTACCTGAAGACCAGAGAAAACGCCTGGGCATCACTGACAACATGATCAGGCTCTCGGTTGGCATCGAAAACGCTGACGACCTTATCAATGACATTGATCAAGCTCTTAAGAAAGCT ATACATGCTTAG
- the Rtc1 gene encoding RNA terminal phosphate cyclase 1 encodes MANMAAPRAAACSLTFSGCNYFRQRLVLSTLSSRPIEIKNIRHRDEEPGLKKFEVDLLKLLEKVTNGSVVEISETGTCVRYRPGLLYGGKVEHDCSTERAVGYYLEALLCLAPFCKKPMDATLTGVTHHPLDPSVDAIKQASLPVLGRFMFTEGLELNILSRAVAPLGGGRVRFRAPVCRALRPVRLLNPGKVKRVRGWAFTVRVSPTVANRVVSAAKGILLGFLPDVYLYTDHTGGAQGSRSPGFGICLVAETTEGAFLCAEAMSNPGGVEENPSIPEDVGEQAARALLREVYRGGCVDSSNQGLAAVCMCLGPPDVSKCFVGPLTPYTIQMLRHLRDFFGVTFKVDGDRPGIGAPKVQLTCVGVGFSNLAKTTS; translated from the exons AtggcaaacatggcggcgccccgTGCGGCAGCGTGTTCGCTGACTTTCAGTGGATGTAACTACTTTCGCCAACGCCTTGTGCTGTCGACACTGAGCAGCAGACCGATCGAGATCAAGAACATACGCCACAGAGACGAAGAGCCTGGTTTAAAGA AGTTCGAGGTCGACTTGCTAAAGCTGCTGGAGAAAGTCACCAATGGAAGTGTTGTCGAGATCAGTGAAACAG GCACATGCGTGCGTTACAGGCCAGGCTTGCTCTATGGCGGGAAGGTGGAGCACGACTGTTCAACTGAGCGGGCGGTGGGCTACTACCTGGAGGCTCTTCTGTGCCTCGCACCCTTCTGCAAGAAGCCGATGGATGCCACACTGACAGGTGTCACTCACCATCCGCTTGACCCCTCG GTGGATGCCATCAAGCAGGCCAGTCTTCCTGTGCTGGGTCGCTTCATGTTCACCGAGGGCCTGGAGCTCAACATCCTGAGCCGAGCCGTGGCGCCCCTGGGTGGTGGCCGCGTGCGCTTTCGCGCCCCCGTTTGCCGCGCCCTGCGGCCAGTGCGGCTGCTCAACCCGGGGAAGGTGAAGCGGGTGCGTGGCTGGGCCTTCACCGTCCGGGTGTCACCCACGGTGGCCAACCGCGTGGTCTCAGCTGCGAAGGGCATTCTGCTGGGCTTCCTCCCTGATGTGTACCTCTACACGGACCACACGGGTGGCGCTCAGGGAAGCAG GTCTCCAGGCTTTGGTATTTGCCTGGTGGCCGAGACAACGGAAGGTGCCTTCCTCTGCGCGGAGGCCATGTCCAACCCTGGGGGTGTCGAGGAGAACCCCAGCATTCCCGAGGATGTCGGAGAGCAGGCGGCACGCGCACTCCTTCGTGAGGTGTACAGG GGGGGCTGCGTTGACTCCTCCAACCAGGGACTGGCAGCCGTGTGCATGTGTCTTGGTCCTCCTGATGTCTCCAAGTGCTTCGTCGGACCCCTGACTCCGTACAC GATACAAATGCTGCGGCATTTGCGGGACTTCTTTGGAGTGACCTTCAAGGTCGATGGTGACCGTCCGGGCATTGGGGCACCCAAGGTGCAGCTCACGTGCGTCGGAGTTGGGTTCAGCAACCTGGCCAAGACAACGTCTTAG